One Pirellulales bacterium genomic region harbors:
- a CDS encoding 5-formyltetrahydrofolate cyclo-ligase, whose translation GLGEMVAQQIHSFDELQLDEFGILSPSPDEAFVGSIDVCICPGVAFTEVGERLGAGGGFYDRYLATQPPRLVIGLAFECQLVPELPLELHDRRMDYIITENRVMHVSHST comes from the coding sequence TGGGATTAGGCGAAATGGTTGCCCAGCAGATTCATTCGTTCGACGAATTGCAGCTGGACGAATTCGGCATTTTGTCGCCGTCGCCGGACGAGGCGTTTGTGGGTTCCATTGATGTGTGCATTTGCCCCGGCGTGGCGTTCACGGAAGTGGGCGAACGATTGGGCGCTGGCGGCGGATTTTACGATCGCTACTTGGCCACTCAACCTCCGCGTCTAGTCATTGGATTGGCCTTTGAATGCCAGTTGGTTCCGGAGCTGCCCCTAGAACTGCACGACCGGCGCATGGATTATATCATTACAGAGAATCGCGTAATGCACGTGAGCCATTCCACATGA
- the rsmG gene encoding 16S rRNA (guanine(527)-N(7))-methyltransferase RsmG, whose product MTDSIDPHTDSLTAALVRHGLELPPEQISALERYAQRLWEWNGRLNLTRHMTFEKFVVRDVTDSLQLANLLASQEHVLDVGTGGGVPGAVIAILRPDVRVALCDSVAKKAKAVAAIVEEAGIPATVHHARAEALVGMQRFDSLLIRAVAPLAKLLAWFKPHWGNIGRLLVIKGPQWVEERGEARHRGLFQGLQLRKLAAYSLVGSDSESVILQIEQSRTEEQARAE is encoded by the coding sequence ATGACGGACAGCATTGACCCACACACCGATTCGCTGACTGCGGCGCTCGTTCGGCATGGCCTGGAGTTGCCGCCGGAGCAAATTTCTGCGCTGGAACGTTATGCCCAGCGATTGTGGGAATGGAATGGTCGGCTGAACCTGACCCGTCACATGACGTTCGAAAAATTCGTGGTGCGTGATGTGACCGACAGTCTGCAATTAGCCAATTTACTTGCATCGCAGGAGCACGTGCTCGATGTGGGAACTGGCGGGGGCGTGCCCGGCGCGGTGATCGCCATTTTACGGCCCGACGTACGTGTAGCATTGTGTGATTCGGTCGCCAAAAAAGCGAAAGCCGTGGCAGCCATCGTCGAGGAGGCAGGTATTCCGGCAACTGTGCATCACGCTCGGGCTGAAGCGCTTGTAGGAATGCAGCGGTTCGATTCGTTGTTAATTCGTGCGGTGGCCCCGCTGGCCAAGTTGCTGGCGTGGTTCAAGCCGCATTGGGGAAATATTGGGCGGCTGCTGGTGATTAAGGGCCCGCAATGGGTGGAAGAACGGGGCGAAGCGCGGCATCGGGGCCTGTTTCAGGGATTGCAATTGCGCAAGTTGGCGGCGTATTCATTGGTCGGCAGCGATTCGGAAAGCGTTATCTTGCAAATCGAACAGTCCCGGACAGAGGAACAAGCTCGCGCAGAGTAA